A window from Gossypium raimondii isolate GPD5lz chromosome 7, ASM2569854v1, whole genome shotgun sequence encodes these proteins:
- the LOC128042505 gene encoding uncharacterized mitochondrial protein AtMg00860-like, translating to MEITIFHAIVKLDREATMARFLAGKVEGSMSHSREIKCFKCLGRGHIASQCPNRNVMILKDTGEFKSEGEIDDNMPPMEDKSEVKYPVEGFIVSSKGIEVDDKKIHAIKDWPTPTSASNVRSFHGLDGFYCRFVKDFSSIVAPLTEIIKKTVGLKWGEPQEKAFNLLKEKLVNALVTARFWV from the exons ATGGAAATTACGATTTTCCATGCCATTGTAAAGCTGGATCGTGAGGCCACAATGGCAAGGTTCTTGGCAG GCAAGGTGGAAGGATCAATGAGTCATTCTCGAGAAATCAAATGTTTTAAGTGCTTAGGGAGAGGGCACATTGCCAGCCAATGCCCAAATCGAAATGTTATGATTCTCAAGGATACTGGAGAGTTCAAATCAGAGGGTGAAATAGATGATAACATGCCACCAATGGAAGATAAGAGTGAAGTTAAGTATCCGGTTGAAG GTTTCATTGTGAGTTCAAAAGGAATCGAAGTGGATGACAAAAAGATCCATGCAATTAAGGATTGGCCAACACCCACGAGTGCAAGTAATGTTAGAAGCTTCCATGGTCTTGATGGTTTCTACTGTAggtttgttaaagattttagtAGCATAGTTGCTCCTTTAACTGAAATCATTAAGAAAACTGTGGGATTGAAGTGGGGAGAGCCACAAGAAAAAGCTTTTAATTTGCTTAAGGAAAAATTGGTTAACGCgcttgtaacagcccgattttgggtctag